The Antedon mediterranea chromosome 7, ecAntMedi1.1, whole genome shotgun sequence genome has a segment encoding these proteins:
- the LOC140055023 gene encoding CMP-N-acetylneuraminate-poly-alpha-2,8-sialyltransferase-like, whose product MASSQSILARRFTWFLLGAVTVQIFQIIAKNRTVISRDNSPKQYGTFRGWLNTSVNLEVSTLRKVLTNHIKESKTLDMRKRLQKAGFKPSLLTLIYKDGFKQKKRMTKLPDGIDSIPLQGSCAVVGSAGNLLNSNCGREIDAHDFVFRGNLAQTIGFEQDVGGKIDMMVLNGAASIESSICLTNTSNRCYKTSYETFKKLNDTYIWISKLNAEKDISYAHNLVAGIKQNNLTVRIVYSYRGMLPLVTKFWKIRNPSLGLIMYTAAGSMCRYVSLYGFYPFYKSPSGQPLKHHYYDNRTLNYTTNHHMPDEYKLLTSLNKSRTIRLVSDRCRTA is encoded by the exons ATGGCAAGTTCTCAGTCAATATTAGCGCGAAGATTTACTTGGTTTTTACTGGGAGCGGTTACCGTCCAGATTTTTCAAATCATAGCAAAGAATCGGACAGTCATTTCAAGGGATAATAGTCC GAAGCAATATGGCACCTTCAGGGGTTGGTTAAACACCAGCGTGAATCTGGAAGTATCAACATTAAG GAAAGTATTGACTAATCACATTAAAGAAAGCAAAACACTAGATATGAG AAAACGACTTCAGAAGGCTGGATTCAAACCGTCTCTATTAACACTAATTTACAAAGATGGcttcaaacaaaaaaaacgaATGACAAAATTACCAGATGGTATCGACAGTATTCCTCTGCAAGGATCCTGTGCAGTTGTAGGCAGTGCTGGTAATCTACTAAACAGCAATTGTGGACGTGAAATAGATGCACACGACTTTGTTTTTAGAGGAAATCTTGCACAAACTATTGGTTTTGAACAAGACGTTGGTGGTAAAATAGATATGATGGTGCTGAATGGGGCCGCCAGTATCGAAAGCAGTATATGTCTAACAAACACTTCAAATAGATGCTACAAAACTTCATACGAGACGTTTAAAAAGCTAAATGACACATATATATGGATTTCTAAATTGAACGCAGAAAAGGATATAAGCTACGCACATAATCTTGTAGCAGGTATCAAACAGAATAATTTAACAGTTAGAATTGTATATTCGTACCGAGGTATGCTACCACTAGTTACAAA attttGGAAAATAAGAAACCCATCTCTGGGGTTAATCATGTATACAGCAGCTGGGTCAATGTGTCGATATGTTTCGTTATATGGTTTTTATCCATTTTATAAATCACCGAGTGGCCAACCGTTAAAACATCATTACTACGACAACAGGACACTGAATTATACCACAAATCACCACATGCCAGACGAATACAAACTTTTAACATCATTGAATAAAAGTAGAACCATTCGTTTAGTTTCAGATAGATGTAGAACTGCTTGA